From the Brachybacterium sillae genome, the window GCTCTCCCTGGGCGGCACGATCTTCATGACGCAGGACGCCTCGGGGCTGCGGGCCACTCCCGGCGGCGCCGGCGACGCCCCGATCACCACCACCATCGCCGAGGCGGTGGTGACGCACCGGCCGGTGGCGAACATCGGATCGCCGTCGGTGCGGCCGGCGCATCTGCGGCAGGTACTGGAACTCGCCCACGAGGCGCTCGACGCCGGCGCCACCGGGGTGGTGCTCACCCACGGCACCGACACCCTGGAGGAATCGGCGTTCCTGCTGAACCGGCACTGGGAGCGCCCGGAGCCGCTGGTGGTGACGGGGGCGATGCGTCCGGCGAACGCTCCGGGTGCCGACGGCCCCGCGAATCTGCGTGACGCGGTGCGCACCGCTCTGGCACCGTCGGCCCGCGGTCTCGGGGTGCTCGCGGTGTTCGACGGGCTGGTGCACCTGGCCGACCGGGTCACGAAGACCAGCTCCCGGTCGGTGGACGCCTTCCACTCGGAACCCTCCGGCCCGGTCGCCCTGGTCGCCGAGGAGGACCTGCACCTGGTGTATCGGCCCACGGACCGCCCCTGCACCCGGCCCGAGCTGCTCCCGGCGATGCTGCCGCGGGTGCCGGTGGTGGCGCTGGGCCTGGGCGATGACGGTGAGATCCTCGATCATCTGTCGGCCGCATCCGCCGACGGCCTGGTGATCGCGGGCGTCGGCATGGGGCACGTGCCGGCGGCGGCGGTGCCGCGGCTGCGCGCGCTGATCGACGCCGGGGTGCCGGTGGTGGTGGCGACTCGCGTGGCGGAGGGCGGCACCTCCGACCGGCACTACGACTATCCGGGCAGCGAGATCGATCTGCTGGCCAACGGCGCGATCATGGCGGGCGCCCTGCCGGCGCAGAAGGCGCGGCTGCTGCTGCAGGTGCTGCTGTCCCGCGGCGCCGACACCGCGCAGCTGCGCGACGCCTTCTCCGCGTACGCGTACTGAGGGAGGGACCCCAGGCCCGGCTGCGCCTGAGCCGATCCGGCGCGGCCCCTCCCGAGCCGTGCGTGGAGGGGCACCTCCCGAGCCGTGCGTGGAGGATTTCGTGGGGAATCCGGCGTCGATTCCCCACGAAATCCTCCACGCACGGGGCGCCGGGGTGCGGGAGCGCCGGGGCGCACGGGGCGCGGGGGTCGACCGGCCGCGGGGTGGGCCGCCCCGACCCGGACCGGCCCGCGGTCCCCGCGCATTCATGCTCAGGCCGTACCCTTGGCGCGCACACGACTTACCATCTGGTGGGCCGGTGTCCCAGCGCAGAGGAGATCACCATGCCGGACCGGTCCCGACCCGACATCCTGCTCATCGTCGTGGACGACATGGGTACTCCGATATCTCCCCCTTCGGCGGGGAGTTGGAGACCCCGGTGCTGCAGCAGCTCGCCGACCGCGGTGCCCGTTTCCGGGGCTTCCACACCTCCAGCTTGTGCGCACCGACCCGGGCGATGCTGCTGACCGGCTGCGACAACCATCAGGTGGGACTGGGCGTGATGCAGCCGCACCACTCCCGCAACCAGTACATGCAGCGCGGATACGAGGGCTACCTGAACCACCTCGCCCCCACCCTGGCCGAGACCCTCAGCGCCGGCGGGTACCACACGTTCATGGCGGGCAAGTGGCACATCGGCATCACCGATGAGACCCGGCCCGCCGCCCGCGGTTTCGAGCGCAGCTTCGCGTTCCTCGGTGGCGGGGGCAGCCACTTCGCCGACGCCCAACCGCTGAGCACCACCGAGGCCGTGCAGACCGCGTACCGGGATGATGACCGCGACGTCACCGATGAGCTGCCGGAGGACTTCTACTCCTCCATCGCCTACGCGGATCGGATGATCGACCACATCGAGGGCTTCGAGGACGACGCCCCGTTCTTCGGTTACCTGGCCTTCACCGCCCCGCATGACCCGCTGCAGCTGCCCGAGGACTGGCTGGATCGACACCGCGGCCGCTACGACGACGGCTACGACGCCGTGCGCGAGCGCCGGATCGCCCGGATGCGGGACCTGGGCCTGGTGGCCGCCGACACCGAGGCGCACCCCGGCACCGGCGCCTTCCCCGCCTGAGACGAGCTCAGCCCGCAGCAACGCGCCGAGGAGACCCGCGACTTCGAGCTGTACACCGGCATGGTGGAGCTGGTCGACGAGCAGATCGGGCGGGTGCTCGAGGCCCTCCACCGCACCGGCCGTCTCGACGACACCGTGATCATCTTCCTGTCCGACAACGGCGCGAACTCCGGTGTGGCCTCGCACGACGCCGGGAACTCCGAGGAGCAGATCGCCCGCGACTTCGACAACTCCCTGGAGCATCGCGGCCGGCCCGGGTCGTTCGTGTCGATGGGTGGCGCCTGGGCGGAGGTGTCGGACTCCCCGCTGTCGCACTTCAAGGCCACCACCTTCGAGGGCGGCATCCAGACCCCGCTGATCGTGGCGGGCGGACCGGTGCGGCTGCGGGGGGTCATCACCGACCAGCTGCTGCATGTCACCGACCCGTACCCGACGGTCCTCGACCTCACCGGGGTGGAGCGTCCGGGCACCTGGTGCCGCGAGGAGCCCCCGGCCCTGGAGGGCCGCAGCCTCGCGCCGCTGCTCACCGGCCGGGATGACTCCCCGGTGCGGGATGAGGATGATGCCCTGTGCTTCGAGATGCAGGAATCCCGCAGTGTGCTGCGGGGCCGTTGGAAGGCGGTGCTGGCGATGCCGCCGTGGGGCGACGGGGAGACCTGGCGGTTGTTCGACCTGCAGGCCGATCCGCGGGAACTGGACGATCTGGCCGCGGAGCACCCCCAGCTGCTGGCGGAGATGACCTCCCAGTGGGACGAGTACGCCGAGCGCGTCGGATACATCCGGGCCGACGGCCACAAGGTGATCGACGACGTCGGCCCTGACCGTTTCTACCGGTTCATGCCGATCGACGTGGATCAGTGAGGCGGGCCGCATGAGCGAGATCCTCGATGTGGTCCTGCGCATCGCCCTGCAGGTGTTCGTGCTGGGCAGCATGCTCAACGTGGGCCTGGGACAGAAGCCCTCCCAGATCGCGCATCACCTGCGCAAACGTCGCTTCCTCACCCGCATGCTGATGATCAACCTGGTGGCCGTGCCGGGGATCATGACGTACCTGATCATGCTGTTCCAGCCCACCGAGGAGTACGCCGCGGCGCTCCTGCTGCTGGGTCTGTGCGCCGGCGCCCCGTTCCTCATCAAACTGGCCGACACCGCCGCCGAGGACCTCGCTCTCGCGGCCTCGGTGATGCTGGTGCTGGTGGCGGGCACCGTGATCGAGGTGCCGCTGGTGCTGCCGCGGCTGGTGGCGGGCCTGGAGGTGGACGGGCTCGAGATCGCCCGCAGCCTCACCCTGCAGCTGGTGGTGCCGATCCTCATCGACATGGTGCTGCAGAAACTGCTCGGGGAGACCGCCCAGAAGGCCCGGCCCTGGATCGCCCGCCTGGCGAACATCGCACTGTACGTGCTGCTGGCGCTGACGATCCTCACGAACCTCGACGCCCTCACCGACCTGCAGCTGTGGAAGGCTGCGGCGATCGGCGTCGGCGCCCTGCTGCTGGCGTTCCTGATCGGCTACATGATGGGTGACGACGAATCCCACCTGAAGGACGTCGGCGGTCTCGCCACTGCCCAGCTCGGCACCGCCGCGGCGATCATCGTCGCTTCCCAGAACTTCTCCGATGAACGGGTGTTCGTGTTCATCAACGTGCTGAACGCGTTGAACATGGTGCTGTTGGTGGCGGCCGCGAAGGCGATGGACCCGGACAACGACTTCCTGCCTCTGGGCTGGTCGAAGGAGCAGGCCGACGCCGAGCGCAGGTGAGTGTGCGCAGCGCACGGCCCACCCCAGCGCCTGTGTTCTGCAACATCCCCGTCCCGAAATTCAGGGGTCGGGTGACACACTGGGACCATCCGACCGACCCATGAGACGAGGTGCGCATCGTGACCGTTGCCCTGGACCCGAGCCCCGAACTGCAGGACTACGCCCACCCCGAGAAGCTGGTGACCACCGCGTGGCTCGCCGAGCACCTCGCTGAGGACGGCCTGGTGGTGGTGGAGTCCGACGAGGACGTGCTCCTCTACGAGACAGGGCACATCCCCGGCGCCGTGAAGATCGACTGGCATCTGGACCTCAACGACCCGGTGACCCGCGACTACGTCGACGGGGAGGGGTTCGCCGAGCTCATGCGCCGCTCCGGCATCTCGGAGGACACCACCGTCGTGGTGTACGGCGACAAGTCGAACTGGTGGGCCGCCTACGCCCTGTGGGTGTTCGAGCTGTTCGGCCATCGCGACGTGCGCCTGCTCAACGGCGGCCGCGCCGCCTGGGAGGCCGAGGGCCGGGAGATGACCCGCGAGACCCCGACGCCCCAGCCCGCCGACTACCCCGTGCGGGAGCGCAACGACGCCCCGATCCGCGCCTACCGCGAGGACGTGCTCGGTTTCCTCGGCGGGCAGCTGATCGATGTGCGCTCCCCGCAGGAGTACACCGGCGAGCGCACGCACATGCCGGAGTACCCGCAGGAGGGCACTCTCCGCGGCGGCCACATCCCCACCGCGCGCTCCGTGCCGTGGGCCCGCGCCGCCCAGGAGGACGGTCGTTTCAAGCCCCGCGCCGAGCTGGAGGCGATCTACCGCGAGGAACTCGGGTTCGACCCGTCAGCTCCGACCATCGCCTACTGCCGCATCGGCGAGCGCTCCAGCCACACCTGGTTCGTGCTCACCCACCTGCTGGGTTTCGAGAACGTCCGCAACTACGACGGCTCGTGGACCGAATGGGGCAACGCCGTGCGGCTGCCGATCGCCGTCGGCGAGGAGCCCGGGGAGGCGCCGGCCCGATGACCGCCCCGACGAACCCCTCGACCAACCCCCCGATGGGACAGGGCGCGGTGCCGGCGGCGCTGCAGGAGATCGCCGACGACTTCACGGCCCTGCCGCCGAAGGAGCGTCTGCAGCTGCTGCTGGAGTTCTCGGACGGGCTGCCGGAGCTGCCTGAACGCTATGCCGACCACCCCGAGCTGCTGGAACCGGTCCCGGAGTGCCAGTCCCCGATCTTCCTGATCACGGAGGTCGAGGGCACGGGACGCGACGCCACCGCGCACCTGTTCTTCTCCGCCCCGCCGGAGGCCCCCACCACCCGCGGGTTCGCCGGGATCCTGGCGGAGGGTCTCGATGGCCTCACCGTCGGGGAGGTGCTGGATGTGCCCGGGGACGTGACCGAGCGGATGGGCCTGGCGGAGGTCGTCAGCCCGCTGCGCCTGCGCGGCATGGCGGGGATGCTCGGCCGGATCAAGCGACAGCTGCGGGAGAAGTCCGGGGCCTGACCTGCCGGTCCGACTCCGGGTCCGACGCCCATCGGCCCTGCCCACCCGCATGATCCGGTGCTGCGCCCATGAGATCCCCGGGTGGATGTGCTCGGATGGGGCCCAGCCCGGCCCCGGGCGCACCCGAGTGCCCGGGCCCACCCGAGAGAAGGGGACGTGATGACCGACGACATCCGCCGCAGCACCGCCGATCGCCCGCACGGCGGCTCCCTCGTGGAGCGCCTGTTCGCCGAGGAGGCGGAGCGCCTGGAGCTGACCACGGAGGGCGGCCGCCACACCGGAGCCCTTCCCGACCTGCAGATCCCCCTGGAGGAGGCCTCCGGGTCACTGCTGGGTGAACTGCGCGGCGTGCAGGTGCGGCTGCCCGGCGCGGGTGTGTGGGGTCCCCTGGAGGACATCCGCCCCGCTGCCGACGGTCAGGTGACCGTGTCCTTCGCCGACGGCCGCACCGTCGACGTCCCCCCGCAGACCCACCTGCATGTCGCGCACGACAACTGGGTCGAGGCGCAGAACGCCGGCGGGGTGGACCTGCGCCCCGGGGGCGCCCGCGACGAGTGATCCCCTGAGCCGGTAGCGTCCGGAGGGTGACGAACCCTCTGCACGAGTATCTGCTCCAGTTGCGCACGGCTCTGCTGGACGTGTCCACCGATGATGGCGAGATCGAGCCGCTGTCCCGTCTGTCCGGGGCGCGGGCCGACCATCTCGCCCTGGCGGTGTGCGACCGGCAGGGCCGCGTCGTCTCCGCGGGAACGCGCCACGCCTTCCCCATCCAGTCGATCTCCAAGGCCTTCGCCTACGGCGCCGCCATCGACCGCCACGGCCTGGACTATGTCCTCGACGCCGTGGACCAGGAACCGACGGGTGAGGAGTTCAGCGCCATCAGCATCGACGAACACACCGGCCGCCCGAAGAACCCCCTGGTGAACGTCGGTGCCCTGCGCACCCACGCGATGCTCGGGGCGGATGCCCGCAGCCGTGCCGCCCTGCTGCGTGAGGTCCTCGACGGCGCTGCCGGACGGGAACTCCCCGTCCATGAGGAGACGTTCGCGACCGAGCGGGCGAGCGCCCACCGCAACCTGGCCCTCGCGCACATGCTGCGCGCCGCCGGGTCCATGGAGGACGAACCGGTGGACGTGGTCGACGGGTATCTGCGCGGGTGCGCGGTGCTGGTCACCGTGGAGGACCTCGCGACGATGGGTGCGACCCTCGCCTCCGGCGGGGTGAACCCGTGCACCGGCCGGCGCGTCCTGTCCCCGGAGGCCTCGCAGCAAGTGCTCAGCGTGATGCTCACCTGCGGGATGTACGACGACGCCGGGGAGTGGATGAGCCGCGTCGGCCTGCCCGCGAAGTCGGGGGTGGCGGGCGGCATCCTCGCGGTGCTGCCGGCGATCTGCGGGCTCGCCGCCTACGCCCCGGCCCTGGATCGCCACGGCAACTCGGTGCGCGGCACCATGGCGTTCCGCCGCATGTCCCGGGACTACTCGCTGCATCTCCTCAGCGGGGAACTGCCGCGGGATGTGAGGGAGCGGGCGGAGGAACTGCTGGCCGCCGGGGGGCCGACTGATCTCTCGGAGGGTCCGTCGAGCGAGGGGTGAGGCGAGCGACGGGGCGGTGTGCCGGCACGCCCCCGGCGAGAGTTCCGATGTTCGACGGGTCCAGCGGAGCTTTCCCCCAGAAACTTCCCCGCGGACCTCCCCACACGTCGGATGATTCGCTACGGTGTGTCCACAGCGCTTCACCCCCGGGTGTCGCGCCTCCCACTTCGTCCCGTAGGGACTCGCGGGGAACATGACCGATCCGCTGGTGCGCGTCTTCGGCTCCGTGTTCTCGACGAGCGCCTTCCAGTCCTCCCTGGTGCAGTTCGCCTACTACGGGGCGTACTTCGCCCTGGTGCTGCCGGCCGTCTGGACGTGGCGCCGGCCCTCAACCCGCTGAGCTCCCCTCTCTGAGGGCTGAACGCCGTGGCCATCGCGGCGGTGCAGGTGCCCCCGAACCCCCGGACCGTCACCCGCCACCACGAGATCGCCGAGAGCGCCGCACACCTTCACGGCACCGCCGTCGGTCGTCTGCTCGGCCGCCCCCTGTACTCCTTCGGCGTGGTCGCCCAGTTCTTCAATGTGGCCGCGCAGACGTGCTTTTGGACCTTCACTCTGCACTACGCCTCCGAGCAGATCGGCGCGACCAACACTGAGGCCGGGTACTGGCTGCAGGCGTCGGTGCTGCTCTTCCTCGTCTTCCGCTTCCTGATGGTGGCGCTGATGGGTCGGATCGACCCGCGCGTGCTGCTGACGGTGATGACCGTCGCCGGCGTGGTGCTGTCCCTGATCGCCGCGATCATCGGCGGGGCCGTCGTGCCGCTGGCCCAGGGCCGCCTCCTCGACCTCACCAGCGCGAAGATCTCCTACCTGGTGGTGGCGGTGTGCTTCGCGGCGATCGTCGCCTACGCGGTGTACTCGCTCCGTCACGCTGACGAGCAGCTCGCTTCTGCCGTCAACGCCTGACCGACGCAGGCTCACCCCTCCCGCAAACATCGGACCTCTGAGCGGTAGGCTGTCCGGGACATCGCTTCCCTCCCTACCTCATCGCTCCGCCGGAAAGGACCCCCGCATGAAGCTGTTCGCCTACGGACCCCGCGGCGCCGAGCGCCTGGCCGTGCTGCACCAGGACACCGCCTACGCCCTCGACTCCCTGACCTCCGCCCCCGCGGTGGACCGCTCCTTCCTGGAGCAGGGTGGCCTCGACCGGGTGCGCACCGCCCTCGCGCAGAACACGCTGCCGCCGCTGCCCGTCGAGCAGATCGACGGGGTGCGCCGCGGAGCGGCCGTGGCACCGGGCAAGATCCTGTGCATCGGCCTGAACTACCGCGACCACGCCCGGGAGACCGACGCCGGGATCCCCACGGAGCCGATCGTCTTCATGAAGGCCCCGGACACCGTCGTCGGTCCCGACGACGAGGTGCTCATCCCCCGTGGCTCACAGCGCACGGACTGGGAGGTCGAGCTCGCGGTCGTCATCGGCTCGACCCTGCGCTACGCGGCCTCCGCCGAGGAGGCGCTGCAGGCCGTGGCCGGGTACGCGATCAGCAATGACGTCTCCGAGCGGGACTTCCAGCTGGAGCGCGGCGGCACCTGGGACAAGGGCAAGAACTGTGAGACCTTCAACCCGCTGGGGCCCTACCTGGTCACCGCCGACGAGGTCCCCGACGTGCAGGACCTGCGTCTCACCCTCGCCGTCAACGGCACCACCCGGCAGGACGGCACCACTGCCGACCAGATCTTCCCGGTCGGTGAGGTGGTCCGCTACCTCAGTCAGTTCATGACCCTCTACCCCGGCGACTGAATCGCCTGGGTCTGATGGAGGCTCTCATTCCACGGAAGGATGAGAGTCATGGCAGCACCGCGGAAGTACAGCGAGGAGTTGAGGGACCGCGCGACGCGGATGGCGATGGACGCGCGGAAGGACCCTGCGACGGCCACGGGAGCGATCAAGCGGATCGCCGATCAGCTTGGGATTCATCCCGAGGCGTTGCGGACCTGGGTCCGCCAGGCCGAGATCGATGGTGGGGTCCGGCCCGGCACGACGACGGATGACGCGACGCGGATCGCCCAGCTCGAGCGCGAGGTCCGCGAGCTGCGGCGGGCGAACGAGATCCTGAAGACGTCCGCGGCTTTTTTCGCGGCCGCGGAGCTCGACCGCAAGATCAAGTAGCCCGCGAAGTGCCGACCGAGGTGGTGGTCGAGTACATCGACACCCACCGCGATCGGGTCGTTGAGGGTCGCCGGCTCGGGGTCGAGCCGATCTGCGCCGTGCTCAAGGACGCCGGCGTGCAGATCGCCCCGAGCACCTACTACGCCGCGAAGAACCGTCTCCCGTCGGCGCGCGCCGTGCGGGACGCTGAGCTGATCGAGGAGATCAAGACCGTGCACACCGACAACCTGGGCGTCTACGGGGCTCGGAAGGTCCACGCCGAGCTGGTCCGCAAGGGCATCGCCGTGGCCCGGTGCACCGTTGAGCGGCTCATGCGCGCTCACGGGTTGCGCGGGATCGCGCGGGAGAAGACCCGCCGCACCACCCTGAGCGAGGGCGCCGAGACGCCACGGCCGGCCGACTTGGTCGAGCGGCGGTTCGTCGCCGAGGCACCGAACCAGCTGTGGGTGGCGGATCTGACCTACATCCGCACCTACTCCGGGTGGGTCTACGCCGCGTTCGTCCTGGACGTCTTCTCCCGGATGATCGTCGGCTGGCAAGTCTCGACCTCGCTGCGCACCGACCTGGCCCTGGACGCCCTGGACATGGGTCTGTGGGCCAGGCGCCGCGCCGGGCAGGACGTCACCGGTCTGGTCCACCACTCCGACAGGGGCGTGCAATACCGCGCGGTTCGCTACACCGAGCGGCTCGCCGAGGCCGAGGCTGTCGCCTCGGTGGGGTCCCGCGGCGATTCGTATGACAACGCGATGGCGGAGGCGCTGAACTCGCTGTTCAAGGCCGAGTGCGTGCGCAACCCGGTCATGCGTCAGGGCGGCTGGAAGTCCATCAGCGACGTCGAGATCGCCGTCGCTGAGTACGTCGACTGGTACAACCACCGGTGCCTGCACGGCGAGCTCGGCCACGTCCCGCCCGCCGAGTACGAGGCCACCTACTGGGCCACCCACTACCCTGACAACCGCGCCCTCATCGAGGCCGGAACCAACTAACCGAGCCTCCACCAAACCCGCGGCGATTCAGACATCATCAACACCGGCACCCCCGCCGGCGTCGCCCTCGGCCACCCCGACGCCCCGTTCCTGCAGGAGGGCGACGTCATGGAACTGTCCATCACCCACCTGGGCGAGCAGCGGCAGCGCCTCGGCCGCGCCTAACACCCCATCCACCCGCACGACACCACGACCTGATCGGAGGCCCGTCATGACCGATGTCCTCGACCCGTACCGCGGGCTGCGTGTGCTGGTGACCGGAGGGTCCTCCGGTATCGGCCGCGCCACGGCCCGGCGTTTCCTGCAGCTCGGTGCCCGCATGGCCGTGCTCGACCTGACCGCCGACGGGGCACCCGAGAGTGCGGAGGTCGTGACCGTCGACCTCACCGATCGCGCCGCCACCACCGCCGCGGTGGAGGAGGCCGCCGACCGGCTCGGGGGTCTCAACGTGGTGGTGAACAACGCCGGCATCAGCGCCGTCGGGGACGTCACCGCCAACGACGACGAGGAGTGGGCGCGGGTGCTGTCGGTGAACGTCACCTCCATCGCCCGCGTCAGCGCCGCCGCCCTCCCCCATCTGCGCCGCAGCGAGCACCCGGTGATCCTCAACATGTCGTCGATCGCCGCCACCGCCGGTCTGCAGGAGCGAGTCCTGTACTCCGCCACGAAAGGGGCCGTGCAGGCCATGACCCTCGCGATGGCGACCGATCACGTCGCCGAGGGCATCCGGGTGAACTGCGTGAACCCCGGCACCGTGGCCACGGAGTTCGTCGACCGCATGCTCCAGGGTTTCCCCGACCCAGTGGCTGAGCGCGCAGCGTTGGATGCCCGGCAGGCCACGGGTCGCATGGTCACCCCCGAGGAGGTCGCCGAGTCGGTGGTGTTCCTGGCCTCACCGCTGAACGGCTCGACCACCGGGGTGTCCCTCCCGGTGGACGGTGGCATAAGCGGACTGCGCGCGCGCCCACGTTGATGCGCGAAGATCGGGGTATGGAGCCCGACACCACACCGATGGCGGCGACCGACCGCACCATCCAGGCGATCACCCGCATGATCACCGACGGCTCTCTCACCCCCGGAGACCGTCTGCCGCCGGAGAAGGAGCTGTCGGAGCAGATCGGCGTCTCCCGCAACTCACTGCGCGAGGCCGTCAAGGCACTGTCGGTGCTGCGGGTGCTGGATGTGCGCCGCGGCGACGGCACCTACGTCACCGCCCTCACCCCGGATCTGCTGATGCAGACCCTCGGGTTCCTGCTGGAGCTGCCGAGTGGGTCGCAGGCCGCTCAGGCCACCGCCGTGCGGCGCCTGCTGGAACCGGAGGCCGTGGCACTGGCCTGCGGGAACATCAGCGAGGAGCGGTTCGCGCACCTCGAGGAGATCATGCAGACCCTCCGCGAGGACACCCCGGTGGATGATCTGGTGCAGGCCGACATCCGCTTCCACCACCTGATCAACTCCTGCTGCGGCAACGACTACCTGACCTCGCTGCTGGACAGCTTCGCGAGCGTCACCACCCGCGCCCGCATCTGGCGGGGCCTCACGCAGGAGAGTTCCGTGAGCACCACCCTGCGCGAACACCGGCAGATCCTCGACGCCCTCCGGGCGGGACGGCCCGACCTGGCGCGGGTGTACGCCGCGGCGCATGTGGCCGGGGTGGAGAGCTGGTTCGCGCAGGCGTCCTGCGGCGCCTGAGCCCGACACGTTCGCCACCACCGCGGGGCAGACCGCGAGCTCCCGCAGGCCCCGTTCCCACGCCGCCATCGCCTCGCCGTCCCCGAGCGGGGGTTTGCCCAGGTGGTCGAGCACCACGGACAGCTCGGGATACGCGTGCGCCACTCGCTGCACCTGCGCCAGATGCCGCGGCCAGGCATCCGGGACGTCCAGGACAAGGCCCGCCGCCGCAAGCAGCTGCAGCGACCGGCCGACATCCGGCCGGTCGAGCATGTCCGCCTCGGGATCGTCGTGCACCAGGTGGCGGACACCGACGAGGGCCGCCGTGGAGGTGCCCTCCGGCAGAGCCTTCGCGGCGAGCAGCCGTTCGGTGAGCTCCGGGGTGCGCAGCGGCAGCCAGCCCACCACGTCGGCGTGACGCACAGGCCCGGGATCGGCCTCGATCGCGGCGGCGGTGCGCAGCAGATGGGCGGTGTCGGCGAGGGTGTCGTCGGCCTGCACCAACACCACCCGCGTCACCCCGGCAGCCGCCTGCGCCGGTGCCAGCTCCTGCCAGGACACCGTGCGGCGCAGCTCCTGTGGCGCCCGCTCCATCCAGGAGTAGGGGCTGCAGCCGAGATCCCACAGGTGCACGTGGGCGTCGGTGACGGGGATATCCGCGTCGGGGATGCCCGTGACGGGAATATCGGTAACGGCAGCCCCGGGGGCCTCGGTCACGCCCGCGCCCCGGGGAGGTCCAGCGGCGGCAATGCGTCGACAGCATCCCAGGCGGCCTGCGGCACGGGGGCCTGCAACCGCTGCAGGTTGGTGCGGACCTGCGAGGCGTTGCGCATGCCCAGAGCAACCGCACGGATCTCCGGGCGGCGCAGCGGGTACTGCACGGCCAGGTCCGGCAGCGTCACCCCGTGGTCGCGGGCGATCGCGGCCAGCTCCCAGGCCCGCTGCAGCACCGGTTGCGGCGCGGGGCCGTACTCATAGTGGGCGTCGTCGGGTACCTCCTGCCGCGCGAGCAGACCGGAGTTGAACACGCTCACGGCGACGACGCCGACGCCGTGCTCCCGACAGGCGGGCAGCAGGTCGGCCTCGGCGGGTTGTTCCAGCAGGCTGTACCGACCGGAGACCATCACCAGATCCAGCAGCCCGGTGCGCACGGCGCGCGTCAGCACCCGCTGGTCCTTGGAGCCGACACCGATCGCGCCGACCAGGCCCTCCTCCCGCATTCGGGCGAGTGCGGGCAGGCCCTCGGCGAGGGCCTGCTCCTCGGGGCCCTCCTCGGGGTCGTGGAGGTAGAGGATGTCCAGACGATCCAGGCCCAGGCGCTCCAGGGACTCCTCCAGGCTGCGGCGGATGCCGACCTCGCTGACGTCCCACACGCGCTGCAGGTCATCGGGCACCGCGAAACCGTTCGCGAGGTCGTCGCCGGTGCCGGGCCCGGGACGCAGGAGCCTCCCGACCTTGCTGGAGACCACGATCTCCTCCCGCGGCAGGTGCTGCAGCACGCGGCCCAGGCGCCTCTCCGACAGCCCCAGCCCGTAGTGCGGGGCCGTATCGAAGTACCGGATCCCACCCTCCCAGGCCGCCCCGACGGCCTCGTGGGCGTCGCGTTCGGAGGTCTCCCGGTACAGGTTCCCCAGCTGCGCCGCACCGAAACCGAGACCGTTGAGGCGTTCGACGATCGCGGCGCTCATGCGTCGCTCCCCCGCGTCGGCAGCTGCCACACCAGGTCCAGGCCGGTGTCGTCGCCGTCGTAGCTGTCGACCACCTCGAGGAACTGGTTGATGTGCTGCTGCCAGGCGACGTTGGCGGGGTCGGTGCGCAGCTGCTCCCGCATGGCGGCGTAGTCGTCGACCTCCACCAGGTGGAACAGGTCCTGGCCGTCGCGCCAGATCCGCCAGCTGTGCACCCCGGCCCGACGCAGGGCGGCGTCGAGGTCGTCGGGGATGCGGGCGTGCTCGCGGTCGTAGTCGCCCTCCCGGCCGGCGGCGGCACGGGTGTGCAGGGCGATCACCTGCCGCGGGCCGCTCATCTGTCGACCTCCGCGGTGACGA encodes:
- a CDS encoding IS3 family transposase (programmed frameshift), with product MAAPRKYSEELRDRATRMAMDARKDPATATGAIKRIADQLGIHPEALRTWVRQAEIDGGVRPGTTTDDATRIAQLEREVRELRRANEILKTSAAFFAAGGARPQDQVAREVPTEVVVEYIDTHRDRVVEGRRLGVEPICAVLKDAGVQIAPSTYYAAKNRLPSARAVRDAELIEEIKTVHTDNLGVYGARKVHAELVRKGIAVARCTVERLMRAHGLRGIAREKTRRTTLSEGAETPRPADLVERRFVAEAPNQLWVADLTYIRTYSGWVYAAFVLDVFSRMIVGWQVSTSLRTDLALDALDMGLWARRRAGQDVTGLVHHSDRGVQYRAVRYTERLAEAEAVASVGSRGDSYDNAMAEALNSLFKAECVRNPVMRQGGWKSISDVEIAVAEYVDWYNHRCLHGELGHVPPAEYEATYWATHYPDNRALIEAGTN
- a CDS encoding fumarylacetoacetate hydrolase family protein; translated protein: MNTGTPAGVALGHPDAPFLQEGDVMELSITHLGEQRQRLGRA
- a CDS encoding SDR family NAD(P)-dependent oxidoreductase; translated protein: MTDVLDPYRGLRVLVTGGSSGIGRATARRFLQLGARMAVLDLTADGAPESAEVVTVDLTDRAATTAAVEEAADRLGGLNVVVNNAGISAVGDVTANDDEEWARVLSVNVTSIARVSAAALPHLRRSEHPVILNMSSIAATAGLQERVLYSATKGAVQAMTLAMATDHVAEGIRVNCVNPGTVATEFVDRMLQGFPDPVAERAALDARQATGRMVTPEEVAESVVFLASPLNGSTTGVSLPVDGGISGLRARPR
- a CDS encoding FadR/GntR family transcriptional regulator; this translates as MEPDTTPMAATDRTIQAITRMITDGSLTPGDRLPPEKELSEQIGVSRNSLREAVKALSVLRVLDVRRGDGTYVTALTPDLLMQTLGFLLELPSGSQAAQATAVRRLLEPEAVALACGNISEERFAHLEEIMQTLREDTPVDDLVQADIRFHHLINSCCGNDYLTSLLDSFASVTTRARIWRGLTQESSVSTTLREHRQILDALRAGRPDLARVYAAAHVAGVESWFAQASCGA
- a CDS encoding aldo/keto reductase, whose amino-acid sequence is MSAAIVERLNGLGFGAAQLGNLYRETSERDAHEAVGAAWEGGIRYFDTAPHYGLGLSERRLGRVLQHLPREEIVVSSKVGRLLRPGPGTGDDLANGFAVPDDLQRVWDVSEVGIRRSLEESLERLGLDRLDILYLHDPEEGPEEQALAEGLPALARMREEGLVGAIGVGSKDQRVLTRAVRTGLLDLVMVSGRYSLLEQPAEADLLPACREHGVGVVAVSVFNSGLLARQEVPDDAHYEYGPAPQPVLQRAWELAAIARDHGVTLPDLAVQYPLRRPEIRAVALGMRNASQVRTNLQRLQAPVPQAAWDAVDALPPLDLPGARA
- a CDS encoding L-rhamnose mutarotase, with the protein product MSGPRQVIALHTRAAAGREGDYDREHARIPDDLDAALRRAGVHSWRIWRDGQDLFHLVEVDDYAAMREQLRTDPANVAWQQHINQFLEVVDSYDGDDTGLDLVWQLPTRGSDA